In Candidatus Kaistella beijingensis, a genomic segment contains:
- a CDS encoding efflux RND transporter periplasmic adaptor subunit → MKKSIIIILSGFLIFACSKKEEAKTEETFAISGNQITLTDLQKKTAGIETTTLNNQNIGNKILLTGQIDVPPTGMAGVSASTGGIVKVARFMPGNYVSRGQTLAVVENPEMAQLQQDYLQAKANLGYAQKDYERQKYLNKYQASSDKATQRAASEAQNQSAAVNGIASKLKSYGINPSSVSNGNIRKSVAVVAPISGYVSKVNVTLGQFVSPAEVLYEIVNNGETHLALKVFEKDLNKISLGQKVYGFTNQNPEKKYAATVALIGKDFTPDRSVLVHCQLIDKDASLIPGTFMNAEIEVGATEGFIIPDDAIVTWENKQYIFEEIKPKTYKMFPITIGNSENGYTQLVNFHIRNANKTFVTKGAYHLLMALKNVEE, encoded by the coding sequence ATGAAAAAATCAATAATCATCATACTTTCGGGCTTTCTAATTTTCGCTTGCTCGAAAAAAGAAGAAGCCAAAACCGAAGAAACCTTCGCCATTTCCGGCAACCAAATCACCCTCACCGATTTGCAGAAAAAAACAGCCGGAATTGAAACAACCACCCTCAACAACCAAAACATCGGCAACAAAATTTTGCTCACCGGACAAATCGATGTTCCACCAACAGGAATGGCGGGAGTATCCGCTTCAACAGGTGGAATTGTGAAAGTTGCCCGTTTTATGCCCGGAAATTATGTGTCGCGCGGACAAACTTTGGCGGTGGTGGAAAATCCTGAAATGGCGCAACTTCAGCAGGATTATCTTCAGGCAAAAGCCAATCTCGGTTACGCTCAAAAAGATTACGAACGCCAAAAATATTTGAACAAGTACCAGGCAAGTTCCGACAAAGCAACGCAACGCGCCGCAAGTGAAGCCCAAAATCAAAGCGCCGCCGTGAACGGAATTGCCTCAAAATTAAAATCTTACGGCATCAATCCGAGTTCTGTTTCCAATGGAAATATTCGCAAATCGGTTGCAGTTGTTGCGCCAATTTCGGGTTATGTTTCCAAGGTGAATGTCACGCTCGGACAGTTCGTTTCGCCTGCGGAAGTGCTCTACGAAATCGTGAACAACGGTGAAACACATCTCGCCCTGAAAGTTTTTGAAAAAGATTTGAACAAAATTTCCCTCGGACAAAAAGTTTACGGCTTTACCAACCAAAATCCGGAGAAAAAATACGCCGCAACCGTCGCATTAATCGGCAAAGATTTCACGCCAGACCGCAGCGTTTTGGTGCACTGTCAGCTCATCGATAAGGACGCCTCGCTCATTCCCGGAACCTTTATGAATGCGGAGATTGAAGTCGGTGCAACCGAAGGTTTCATCATTCCCGACGACGCGATTGTCACTTGGGAAAACAAGCAGTATATTTTCGAGGAAATCAAGCCAAAAACCTATAAAATGTTTCCCATAACGATCGGAAATTCCGAAAACGGCTACACGCAATTGGTCAATTTCCACATCCGAAACGCCAACAAAACCTTCGTCACCAAAGGCGCTTATCACCTATTGATGGCTTTGAAAAACGTGGAAGAATAA
- a CDS encoding efflux RND transporter permease subunit produces MLNKIIEFSIKNKLIIILMTLGLIIYGIFEVKKLPIDAVPDITDNQVQIITVSPSLGAPDVERFITFPLEQANNNIAGIKQMRSFSRFGLSVITIVFEDDIDLHLARQQVAERLQQVSKDIPTSLGTPQMAPISTGLGEIYQYVVRPKKGYEHRYNSMQLRTIQDWVVRRQLVGTEGVADVASFGGDLKQYEVAINPSQLQSMGVTMTEVFDALSKNNQNTGGAYIEKGPSVLFIRTEGLVGKISDIENIVVKNLPDGTPILVKNIGTVQYGKAIRYGAMTYNGEGEVAGAVVMMMKGANSNEVIAKVKTRIEEIQKTLPEGVKIDAFLDRTKMVNNAIGTVEKNLMEGALIVVFVLVLFLGNFRAGLLVASVIPLAMLFAIIMMNIFGVSGNLMSLGALDFGLIVDGAVIIVEAVLHRLQHLKIYQGKTISQKFMDDEVYTSASKMMNSAVFGQIIILIVYLPILTLQGIEGKMFKPMAQTVIFALLGAFILSLTYIPMMSTLFLSKKIEHKKNFSDKMMEKLERLYDFSLNKVLRIPNIVFFGVVGLFFVAIFVMTRLGGEFIPSLPEGDFAVDTRVLPGSNLKTSTDAVQKSSQILLKKFPEIEKIVGKTGSSEIPTDPMPIDASDMMIILKPRDEWTSAKSYNELSEKMSAELKKNMIGVTYSFQYPVAMRFNELMTGARQDVVCKIYGENLDTLKVYAEKLGEISKKIDGAQNIYVEPVSGMPQIVITYKREALSQFGLNVNDVNNIVNTAFAGQATGSVFEGEKKFDLVVRLSGEKRKNVEDVNNLLISTPMGSEIPLSSVANVELKESINQIQRENAMRRIIVGFNVRERDIQSTVEDLQASVEKNLKLPSGYSIKYGGTFENLQQAKSRLGIAVPVSLLLILLMLYFAFNSIKYGLLIFSAIPLSAIGGILSLWLRDMNFSISAGVGFIALFGVAVLNGIVLIAEFNRQKEFHKDLRDVVKIGGKTRLRPVLMTAFVASLGFLPMATSTGEGAEVQRPLATVVIGGLLLATYLTLYLLPVMYIWFETHLPDKRRKLKEISDAEDGYEL; encoded by the coding sequence ATGTTAAACAAAATCATAGAATTTTCCATAAAAAACAAACTCATCATCATTTTAATGACTTTGGGTTTAATTATTTACGGAATTTTTGAAGTTAAAAAATTACCGATTGATGCGGTTCCTGATATCACCGATAATCAGGTGCAAATCATCACGGTTTCGCCAAGTTTGGGCGCTCCCGATGTGGAAAGGTTTATCACTTTTCCGTTGGAACAGGCGAATAATAATATTGCGGGGATTAAACAAATGCGCAGTTTTTCACGTTTCGGACTTTCCGTCATTACGATAGTTTTCGAGGACGATATTGATTTGCATTTGGCGCGTCAACAGGTTGCAGAACGATTGCAACAGGTTTCCAAAGACATTCCCACAAGTTTGGGAACTCCACAAATGGCGCCGATTTCCACAGGTTTGGGAGAAATTTACCAGTATGTTGTTCGTCCAAAAAAAGGTTACGAACACCGTTATAACTCGATGCAACTCAGAACTATTCAAGATTGGGTAGTTCGCCGACAACTTGTGGGAACGGAAGGTGTTGCCGATGTTGCGAGTTTTGGTGGCGATTTGAAGCAGTATGAAGTCGCCATAAATCCGTCCCAACTGCAATCGATGGGCGTTACGATGACCGAAGTTTTCGACGCACTTTCCAAAAACAACCAAAATACAGGCGGCGCTTATATTGAAAAAGGTCCGAGTGTTTTGTTCATTAGAACCGAAGGTTTGGTTGGAAAAATTTCGGACATCGAAAATATTGTCGTGAAAAATCTTCCCGACGGAACACCAATTTTGGTTAAAAATATCGGAACCGTTCAATACGGAAAAGCCATTCGCTACGGTGCCATGACTTACAACGGCGAAGGCGAAGTTGCGGGTGCAGTTGTGATGATGATGAAAGGCGCGAACTCCAACGAGGTGATTGCCAAAGTAAAAACCCGAATTGAAGAAATTCAAAAAACACTTCCTGAAGGTGTGAAAATTGACGCATTTCTCGACCGCACAAAAATGGTGAACAACGCGATTGGAACAGTAGAAAAAAACTTGATGGAAGGTGCATTAATCGTAGTTTTCGTGTTGGTTTTATTCCTTGGAAATTTCCGTGCAGGACTTTTGGTGGCGTCCGTAATTCCTTTAGCGATGCTTTTTGCCATCATTATGATGAATATTTTCGGTGTTTCCGGCAACTTGATGAGTTTGGGAGCGCTCGATTTCGGGTTGATTGTCGATGGAGCTGTTATCATTGTGGAAGCGGTTTTACACCGATTGCAGCACTTAAAAATCTATCAGGGAAAAACCATTTCCCAAAAATTTATGGATGATGAAGTTTATACTTCTGCTAGTAAAATGATGAATTCTGCTGTTTTTGGGCAAATCATTATCCTTATCGTTTACCTTCCAATTCTCACGCTTCAAGGAATTGAAGGAAAAATGTTCAAACCAATGGCGCAAACGGTAATTTTCGCTTTGTTGGGTGCATTTATCCTTTCGTTGACTTACATTCCGATGATGAGTACGCTGTTTCTTTCCAAAAAAATTGAGCATAAGAAAAACTTTTCCGACAAAATGATGGAAAAATTGGAAAGGCTTTACGATTTTTCATTAAATAAAGTGTTGAGAATTCCAAACATCGTGTTTTTCGGTGTGGTTGGATTGTTTTTCGTAGCGATTTTTGTGATGACGAGATTGGGCGGCGAATTTATTCCAAGTCTTCCTGAAGGTGATTTTGCGGTAGATACAAGAGTTTTGCCCGGAAGTAATTTGAAAACTTCAACGGATGCCGTTCAGAAATCTTCTCAAATTTTATTGAAAAAATTCCCTGAAATCGAAAAAATTGTAGGAAAAACCGGTAGTTCCGAAATTCCGACCGACCCGATGCCGATTGATGCGAGTGATATGATGATAATCCTAAAACCTCGTGATGAATGGACTTCCGCGAAATCCTACAACGAACTTTCCGAAAAAATGTCCGCCGAACTCAAGAAAAATATGATTGGCGTTACCTACTCTTTTCAATATCCTGTTGCGATGCGTTTCAACGAGTTGATGACGGGTGCAAGACAAGATGTGGTTTGTAAAATTTATGGTGAAAACCTCGATACATTGAAGGTTTACGCTGAAAAATTAGGCGAAATTTCAAAAAAAATCGACGGCGCACAAAATATTTATGTGGAACCCGTTTCGGGAATGCCGCAAATTGTAATTACCTATAAAAGAGAAGCACTTTCGCAGTTTGGTTTGAATGTAAATGATGTGAACAACATCGTGAACACCGCATTTGCGGGACAAGCCACCGGTTCCGTTTTTGAGGGCGAGAAAAAATTCGATTTGGTCGTTCGTTTGAGCGGCGAAAAACGAAAAAATGTAGAAGATGTCAATAATTTGCTGATTTCAACACCGATGGGAAGTGAAATTCCGTTGAGTTCCGTCGCCAATGTTGAGTTGAAGGAAAGTATCAACCAAATTCAGCGAGAAAATGCAATGCGAAGAATTATCGTCGGTTTCAATGTTCGTGAGCGAGATATTCAATCCACCGTTGAAGATTTACAGGCAAGTGTCGAAAAAAATCTGAAACTTCCATCAGGTTATTCCATAAAATACGGCGGAACATTTGAAAATCTTCAACAGGCAAAATCACGCCTTGGAATTGCTGTTCCCGTGAGTTTATTATTAATTTTATTGATGCTGTATTTCGCCTTCAATTCCATCAAATACGGTTTGCTGATTTTCTCAGCAATTCCACTTTCGGCAATCGGCGGAATTCTCTCGCTTTGGTTGCGCGATATGAATTTTAGTATTTCCGCAGGTGTAGGTTTCATCGCACTTTTCGGTGTTGCTGTATTGAACGGAATTGTATTAATTGCAGAATTTAACCGCCAAAAAGAATTCCACAAAGATTTGCGCGATGTCGTAAAAATCGGCGGAAAAACACGTTTGCGTCCCGTTTTGATGACGGCTTTCGTTGCTTCTCTCGGATTTTTGCCAATGGCAACTTCCACCGGAGAAGGCGCCGAAGTTCAGCGACCACTCGCAACCGTAGTAATCGGCGGACTTTTGCTCGCAACTTATCTCACGCTTTATCTTTTGCCGGTAATGTATATTTGGTTTGAAACCCATTTGCCGGATAAACGCAGAAAATTAAAAGAAATCAGTGATGCAGAGGATGGATATGAGTTGTAA
- a CDS encoding VIT1/CCC1 transporter family protein has protein sequence MHRSNWLRAAVLGANDGIISISSLAIGVAAASSTREPILLATVAGLVAGALSMAAGEYVSVSSQTDIEKADIEREKIELKEMPEEELSILAQIYENRGLKRETALLVAKELTETDALAAHVRDELGINEISQANPLQAALASGAAFTVGGVLPLLVTLFAPVQNMEYWLYGFTIVFLGILGTVSAKVGGSSIMKAIMRIIIWGTIAMILSALVGYLFGVNVA, from the coding sequence ATCCACCGCAGCAATTGGCTTCGAGCCGCTGTTTTGGGTGCAAACGACGGAATTATTTCAATTTCGAGTTTGGCGATTGGTGTTGCAGCGGCAAGTTCAACACGGGAACCGATACTTTTAGCGACCGTTGCAGGTTTGGTTGCAGGTGCATTGTCGATGGCCGCAGGCGAATATGTTTCCGTAAGTTCACAAACCGACATTGAAAAAGCCGATATCGAACGCGAAAAAATAGAACTGAAAGAAATGCCGGAAGAAGAACTCAGTATTTTGGCACAAATTTATGAAAACCGTGGACTGAAAAGAGAAACGGCACTGCTTGTTGCCAAAGAACTCACCGAAACTGATGCTTTAGCAGCTCATGTTCGCGACGAATTGGGCATCAACGAAATCAGTCAGGCAAATCCTTTACAGGCGGCTCTGGCTTCGGGAGCGGCTTTCACTGTTGGAGGTGTTCTTCCACTTTTGGTCACCCTTTTTGCTCCCGTTCAAAATATGGAATATTGGCTGTACGGATTTACCATCGTTTTCCTTGGAATTTTAGGCACCGTTTCCGCAAAAGTTGGTGGTTCAAGTATTATGAAAGCGATTATGAGAATTATTATTTGGGGAACCATCGCAATGATTTTATCTGCTTTGGTTGGATATCTTTTCGGGGTGAATGTTGCGTAA
- a CDS encoding TolC family protein: MNKKLLIILTFSVFKIGFSQTPISLETAYEKALNNNLNVKSGQLRINYQDKIKNSYAVMDPLNISGEIGQMNSAYVDNGISVNQTLRLPAFYKSQKQVLLEEWKNAALALDVQKWQLKREIALIYNSLNYYDEKQKLLKKAQDIYSEYYKKSELRLKAGESNILEKTTAENYRSQAEIQTQSLLKDRDVALYQFNYLINDGEIYTNQKEDFYNMNLIFDENYAGNSLVLKQLEQQKNIENARLEAEKKKLLPSFNVGLKSMTMRGNGADDKNYDGMHRFQSGVIGVGLPIFNSAQKSLIEGQKINQQIAENNYQLTVRNLKNQYAKTYGEYQKLKSEIEYYKTKGLKNAETIMFTANLLQKEGEINYLEYTMLVNQSLDIQNKYIDAQKLLNEKIIELNSLKSE; the protein is encoded by the coding sequence ATGAACAAAAAACTATTAATAATACTCACTTTTTCGGTTTTCAAAATTGGATTTTCGCAAACTCCAATTTCCTTGGAAACCGCCTATGAAAAAGCCCTTAACAACAACCTGAACGTAAAATCAGGACAATTACGGATAAATTATCAGGACAAAATAAAAAATTCCTACGCCGTTATGGACCCGCTGAATATTTCCGGAGAAATCGGACAGATGAACTCGGCGTATGTGGATAATGGAATTTCTGTTAATCAAACGCTTCGTTTACCTGCTTTTTATAAAAGTCAGAAACAGGTTTTGTTGGAAGAATGGAAAAATGCAGCGCTGGCTTTAGATGTTCAAAAATGGCAACTGAAGCGTGAAATTGCTTTGATTTACAACAGCTTAAATTATTATGATGAAAAGCAAAAACTGTTAAAAAAAGCGCAGGATATTTATTCAGAATATTACAAAAAATCCGAACTTCGTTTGAAAGCGGGCGAAAGCAATATTTTAGAAAAAACGACAGCAGAAAATTATCGAAGTCAGGCGGAAATCCAAACCCAAAGTCTTCTGAAAGACCGTGACGTTGCGCTTTATCAATTCAATTACCTCATTAATGATGGCGAAATTTACACCAATCAAAAAGAAGACTTCTACAATATGAATTTAATTTTTGATGAAAACTATGCCGGAAATTCCTTGGTTTTAAAACAGTTGGAGCAGCAAAAAAACATCGAAAACGCCAGATTGGAAGCCGAAAAAAAGAAACTTTTACCAAGCTTTAATGTCGGACTAAAATCAATGACAATGCGAGGAAACGGAGCCGATGACAAAAATTACGACGGAATGCACCGCTTTCAATCAGGCGTGATTGGTGTTGGTTTGCCGATTTTCAATTCTGCCCAAAAATCGTTGATTGAAGGACAAAAAATCAACCAACAAATTGCCGAAAACAACTATCAATTGACGGTTCGCAACCTAAAAAACCAATACGCAAAAACCTACGGAGAATATCAAAAACTAAAATCAGAAATCGAATATTACAAAACCAAAGGTTTAAAAAACGCAGAAACCATAATGTTTACCGCTAATTTACTCCAAAAAGAAGGCGAAATCAACTATTTGGAATACACAATGCTCGTGAACCAAAGTTTGGACATCCAAAACAAATACATTGATGCGCAGAAACTTTTAAACGAAAAAATTATAGAACTGAACAGTTTGAAAAGTGAATAG